In Janibacter sp. CX7, a single genomic region encodes these proteins:
- a CDS encoding DinB family protein, with the protein MNQPPFEHEVPFDASAREQLLAFVDEHRGALGRCLEGLTEDQARRSLVPSRTTLLGLVKHATFVERVWFDEGVRGRSRTEIGIPATPDESFELSPHDTIASVGAAHRRACEDSRAAIAGLDLDDVVTGNRRGPLPLRWVLLHVLRELAQHAGHADILREQVLAARER; encoded by the coding sequence GTGAACCAGCCGCCCTTCGAGCACGAGGTCCCCTTCGACGCGTCGGCGCGCGAGCAACTCCTCGCATTCGTCGACGAGCACCGAGGGGCACTGGGCCGCTGCCTCGAGGGCCTGACCGAGGACCAGGCACGCCGCAGCCTGGTGCCGTCGCGCACGACCCTGCTCGGGCTGGTCAAGCACGCCACCTTCGTCGAGCGCGTGTGGTTCGACGAAGGCGTCCGCGGCCGCTCGCGCACCGAGATCGGGATCCCCGCGACCCCTGACGAGTCCTTCGAGCTGAGCCCGCACGACACCATCGCCTCGGTCGGGGCCGCGCACCGCCGGGCGTGCGAGGACAGCCGGGCGGCGATCGCCGGGCTCGACCTCGACGACGTGGTGACCGGCAACCGTCGGGGGCCGCTCCCCCTTCGCTGGGTCCTCCTGCACGTGCTGCGCGAGCTCGCCCAGCACGCGGGCCACGCCGACATCCTGCGCGAGCAGGTACTGGCCGCCCGCGAGCGCTGA
- a CDS encoding energy-coupling factor ABC transporter permease, producing the protein MHIAEGFLPPVHAAAWTAVAAPFVIHGTRSAARVVRDNPSARLLLGAAGAFTFVMSAIKLPSVTGSSSHPTGTGVGAIIFRPPVMALLGTIVLLFQALLLAHGGITTLGANFVSMAVVGPWVGYGLFRLLAAAPFVVRVFVGVAMANLATYVTTATQLALAYPEGGFVEAWGRFLGIFAVTQVPLAIVEGLVGVLLLNALIAWARPELEDLQVVPAETVETTEAARA; encoded by the coding sequence ATGCACATCGCCGAGGGCTTCCTGCCCCCGGTCCACGCCGCCGCGTGGACCGCTGTCGCCGCCCCCTTCGTCATCCATGGCACCCGCAGTGCCGCCCGCGTCGTGCGGGACAACCCGAGTGCCCGCCTGCTGCTCGGCGCTGCCGGCGCCTTCACCTTCGTCATGTCGGCGATCAAGCTGCCGTCGGTCACCGGCTCGAGCTCGCACCCGACGGGCACCGGGGTCGGCGCGATCATCTTCCGCCCCCCGGTCATGGCCCTGCTCGGCACGATCGTGCTGCTCTTCCAGGCGCTGCTTCTCGCCCACGGTGGCATCACGACGCTCGGGGCCAATTTCGTCTCGATGGCGGTCGTCGGTCCGTGGGTCGGCTACGGGCTCTTCCGGCTGCTCGCCGCGGCTCCCTTCGTCGTGCGGGTCTTCGTCGGCGTCGCGATGGCCAACCTCGCCACCTATGTCACGACCGCCACGCAGCTCGCGCTGGCCTACCCCGAAGGGGGATTCGTCGAGGCGTGGGGTCGCTTCCTCGGGATCTTCGCCGTGACCCAGGTGCCGCTCGCGATCGTCGAGGGCCTCGTCGGCGTGCTGCTCCTCAATGCCCTCATCGCGTGGGCGCGGCCCGAGCTGGAGGACCTGCAGGTCGTGCCCGCCGAGACCGTCGAGACCACGGAGGCCGCTCGTGCGTGA
- the cobM gene encoding precorrin-4 C(11)-methyltransferase produces the protein MTVHFIGAGPGAADLLTIRATRLLAASPVCLYAGTYLDAAVLEHCPEGVRLVDTQDLDLDGITAECVAAHERGEDVARLCSGDPSVYSAIAEQTRRLDAAGVPWDITPGIAAYAATAARLGRELTVPEVAQSVVLTRAQRDSTAMPSGESLEAFAATGATLVLHLAIRRARELADRLAEHYGADCPVAVAYRVEQPEEIVLRGTLADIADQVEAHDLRQAAIIVVGWALRAEGFVESHLYSCRRAAEREERTAADIPGGLR, from the coding sequence ATGACCGTTCACTTCATCGGCGCCGGCCCCGGTGCCGCCGACCTGCTGACGATCCGCGCGACCCGACTGCTCGCGGCGAGCCCGGTCTGCCTCTACGCCGGCACCTACCTCGACGCGGCCGTCCTCGAGCACTGCCCCGAGGGGGTCCGGCTCGTCGACACCCAGGACCTCGACCTCGACGGGATCACCGCCGAGTGCGTGGCCGCGCACGAGCGCGGCGAGGACGTCGCCCGGCTGTGCTCCGGCGACCCGAGCGTCTACTCCGCGATCGCCGAGCAGACCCGCCGGCTCGACGCCGCCGGCGTGCCGTGGGACATCACGCCCGGCATCGCCGCCTACGCCGCGACCGCCGCCCGGCTCGGCCGCGAGCTCACCGTGCCCGAGGTCGCCCAGTCCGTCGTGCTCACCCGCGCGCAGCGCGACTCGACGGCGATGCCGTCGGGGGAGAGCCTCGAGGCCTTCGCCGCGACCGGTGCGACCCTCGTGCTGCACCTGGCGATCCGCCGCGCCCGCGAGCTCGCGGACCGGCTCGCCGAGCACTACGGCGCCGACTGCCCCGTCGCCGTCGCCTACCGGGTGGAGCAGCCCGAGGAGATCGTCCTGCGCGGCACCCTCGCCGACATCGCCGACCAGGTCGAGGCGCACGACCTGCGGCAGGCCGCGATCATCGTCGTCGGGTGGGCGCTGCGGGCCGAGGGCTTCGTCGAGTCGCACCTCTACTCGTGCCGTCGGGCGGCCGAGCGCGAGGAGCGGACGGCGGCAGACATCCCGGGCGGGCTTCGCTAG
- a CDS encoding precorrin-2 C(20)-methyltransferase — protein sequence MSGGRFYGVGIGPGDPELITLKAARLIRDADVIAYHAGTGKQSLARSIAADLIPEGAIEEELRYPVTTGFTDHPRGYYGALADFYDECCDRLETHLAAGRSVVVLAIGDPLFFGSFMYVHDRLSPRYPTEVVPGITSLSAATAAVATGLCRHEDTLTVLPGTLPVPELARRLADTDAAIIMKLGRTFAGVREALRQAGMLERAVYVERASYPGELVMPAAEVDEGRVPYMSIVVVPGEGLRDDAAGRAADFARLTGGTESPDLEGRPRAASHLDQQEVGTVHVVGLGPGPDHWLTPQASEVLARVDHVVGYAPYVARVPQREGLTRHASGNSVELDRGRLALDLAREGADVALVSGGDAGVFGMSTALFESREAALSDDPGYADVPVDVVPGVTAAHAASALVGAVLGGDHALVNLSDNLKPWDVLAARLTALATNDISIALYNPRSRSRPDTLGAARDLLVDAVGPDRVVVVARHVGRDEESSWVTTLGELDVEAVDMGCLVVVGASTTRVTDDGRVWTPRSVD from the coding sequence ATGAGCGGCGGCCGCTTCTACGGCGTCGGCATCGGCCCCGGCGACCCCGAGCTCATCACTCTCAAAGCCGCCCGGCTCATCCGTGACGCCGATGTCATCGCCTACCACGCGGGCACCGGCAAGCAGTCGCTCGCGCGCTCCATCGCCGCCGACCTCATCCCCGAGGGTGCCATCGAGGAAGAGCTGCGCTACCCGGTGACGACCGGTTTCACCGACCACCCTCGCGGCTACTACGGGGCCCTCGCCGACTTCTACGACGAGTGCTGCGACCGGCTCGAGACCCACCTTGCTGCCGGCCGCAGCGTCGTCGTCCTCGCCATCGGCGACCCGCTCTTCTTCGGCTCCTTCATGTACGTCCATGACCGGCTGAGTCCGCGCTACCCCACCGAGGTCGTCCCCGGGATCACCTCGCTGTCCGCCGCCACCGCCGCGGTCGCGACCGGCCTGTGCCGTCACGAGGACACCCTCACCGTCCTGCCCGGCACCTTGCCCGTGCCCGAGCTGGCTCGGCGTCTCGCCGACACCGATGCGGCGATCATCATGAAGCTCGGCCGCACCTTCGCCGGTGTCCGAGAGGCCCTGCGCCAGGCAGGGATGCTCGAGCGTGCCGTCTACGTCGAGCGCGCGTCCTACCCGGGCGAGCTCGTCATGCCGGCTGCCGAGGTCGACGAGGGCCGGGTGCCCTACATGTCGATCGTCGTCGTCCCCGGCGAGGGGCTGCGTGACGATGCCGCCGGCCGGGCCGCGGACTTCGCGCGGCTGACGGGTGGTACGGAGTCCCCTGATCTCGAGGGTCGGCCGCGGGCGGCCTCCCACCTCGATCAGCAGGAGGTGGGCACGGTGCACGTCGTCGGTCTCGGGCCGGGGCCGGACCACTGGCTGACGCCGCAGGCGAGCGAGGTGCTCGCCCGGGTCGACCACGTCGTCGGCTACGCGCCCTACGTCGCGCGGGTGCCGCAGCGCGAGGGCCTGACCCGCCACGCCTCCGGCAACTCCGTCGAGCTCGACCGCGGGCGCCTGGCGCTCGACCTGGCCCGCGAGGGGGCGGACGTCGCGCTCGTCTCGGGTGGTGACGCTGGTGTCTTCGGCATGTCGACGGCGCTCTTCGAGTCGCGCGAGGCAGCTCTGTCCGACGACCCCGGCTACGCCGACGTGCCGGTCGACGTCGTGCCGGGCGTCACCGCGGCCCACGCGGCGAGCGCCCTCGTCGGTGCCGTCCTCGGCGGCGACCACGCGCTGGTCAACCTCAGCGACAACCTCAAGCCGTGGGACGTCCTCGCCGCACGGCTGACCGCGCTCGCGACGAACGACATCTCGATCGCCCTCTACAACCCGCGCTCCCGCTCGCGCCCTGACACCCTCGGCGCCGCCCGTGACCTGCTCGTCGACGCGGTCGGCCCGGACCGCGTCGTCGTCGTCGCGCGCCACGTCGGCCGCGACGAGGAGTCGTCGTGGGTGACGACCCTCGGCGAGCTCGACGTCGAGGCCGTCGACATGGGCTGCCTCGTCGTCGTCGGTGCCTCGACCACCCGGGTCACCGACGACGGTCGGGTGTGGACCCCGCGCTCGGTGGACTGA
- a CDS encoding dihydrofolate reductase family protein — protein MATIYCTATSLDGYIADDEESLSWLFATPAHDKDPGGRYGDGDSLDFDQFIPTVGAVVCGANTYAWVHRELTHDGRDFAWPYEQPSWIVTHRDLDLPEGVQAHAGDVRELHAAATEAAAGKDVWIVGGGDLAGQFADAGLLDKVWVHQTPVVLGAGAPLLPRRLRLRRERVEQDGQFTAMLFEVVGPEPRRAGEVDGAAEVYAEG, from the coding sequence ATGGCGACGATCTACTGCACCGCGACGAGTCTCGACGGCTACATCGCCGACGACGAGGAGAGCCTGTCATGGCTCTTCGCGACGCCGGCCCACGACAAGGACCCCGGCGGGAGGTACGGCGACGGGGACAGCCTCGACTTCGACCAGTTCATCCCGACGGTCGGGGCCGTCGTGTGCGGGGCCAACACCTATGCGTGGGTGCACCGCGAGCTGACGCACGACGGGCGGGACTTCGCCTGGCCCTACGAGCAGCCCTCGTGGATCGTCACGCACCGCGACCTCGACCTGCCCGAGGGGGTGCAGGCGCACGCGGGCGACGTGCGCGAGCTGCACGCCGCGGCGACCGAGGCGGCAGCGGGCAAGGACGTGTGGATCGTCGGCGGCGGCGACCTTGCCGGTCAGTTCGCCGACGCCGGGCTGCTCGACAAGGTGTGGGTCCACCAGACGCCCGTCGTCCTGGGCGCCGGCGCTCCCCTGCTGCCGCGGCGCCTGCGGCTGCGGCGCGAGCGGGTCGAGCAGGACGGGCAGTTCACGGCCATGCTCTTCGAGGTCGTCGGGCCCGAGCCGCGACGAGCCGGTGAGGTCGACGGCGCGGCCGAGGTCTACGCCGAGGGGTGA
- a CDS encoding energy-coupling factor ABC transporter substrate-binding protein, with protein MRESTQTLGRRGVALVVGAIVLVLVVALYLGGRAASGEEEAFGGSDAAATAQLEEAGHEPWFEPLLPPAGGEIESGLFALQAGLGGLALGYVFGRLKGRRTRTETVDPRA; from the coding sequence GTGCGTGAGTCCACCCAGACCCTCGGTCGGCGCGGCGTCGCGCTCGTCGTCGGCGCCATCGTCCTCGTCCTCGTCGTCGCGCTCTACCTCGGTGGCCGGGCGGCCTCGGGTGAGGAGGAGGCCTTCGGCGGGTCCGATGCCGCCGCGACCGCCCAGCTCGAGGAGGCCGGTCACGAGCCGTGGTTCGAGCCGCTCCTGCCGCCCGCCGGTGGCGAGATCGAGTCGGGCCTCTTCGCCCTGCAGGCGGGTCTCGGCGGTCTCGCGCTCGGCTACGTCTTCGGTCGGCTCAAGGGACGGCGCACCCGGACCGAGACGGTCGACCCCCGCGCATGA
- a CDS encoding precorrin-8X methylmutase translates to MNPLRQPPRRYDYVTDGQEIYRRSFGMIRDEADLSGLPADLHGAAVRIIHAAGDVGITSEIAGHPEVAAAAHAALVAGAPILTDSNMLAQGVTRRRLPVDNEVVCTLREPQVPDLAAQWGTTRAAAAVSLWGERLEGAVVAIGNAPTALFHLLELLHDGAPRPAAIIGMPVGFVGSAESKVALAEHDLPGGPVPWLVVHGRRGGSAMAAAALNALAHRDELA, encoded by the coding sequence ATGAACCCCCTTCGCCAACCGCCTCGCCGGTACGACTACGTCACCGACGGGCAGGAGATCTACCGCCGCTCCTTCGGGATGATCCGCGACGAGGCCGACCTCAGCGGCCTGCCCGCCGACCTTCACGGTGCTGCCGTGCGGATCATCCACGCCGCCGGTGACGTCGGCATCACGAGCGAGATCGCCGGCCACCCCGAGGTCGCCGCTGCCGCCCACGCTGCGCTCGTCGCCGGGGCGCCGATCCTCACCGACAGCAACATGCTCGCGCAGGGCGTCACCCGCCGCCGCCTGCCCGTCGACAACGAGGTGGTCTGCACCCTGCGCGAGCCGCAGGTGCCCGACCTCGCCGCCCAGTGGGGCACGACCCGCGCGGCCGCCGCCGTCTCCCTCTGGGGCGAGCGGCTCGAGGGTGCCGTCGTCGCGATCGGCAATGCGCCGACCGCCCTCTTCCACCTGCTCGAACTGCTCCACGACGGCGCCCCGCGTCCCGCCGCGATCATCGGGATGCCCGTCGGCTTCGTCGGGTCCGCGGAGTCCAAGGTCGCCCTCGCCGAGCACGACCTGCCCGGCGGCCCGGTCCCCTGGCTCGTCGTCCACGGCCGCCGTGGCGGGTCCGCGATGGCCGCTGCCGCGCTCAACGCCCTCGCCCACCGGGACGAGCTGGCATGA
- a CDS encoding acyl-CoA thioesterase, protein MNRVPRILWTVATARRRGPVAPGEVAVLPLRVLPNDIDFAWHMNNGVYFTMADLGRIDLAIRSGWGLAQVRKRVAPVVMQETMTFRSSLQPLQAYELHTVIAGWDRVSVFFEQRFVVDGQVSAQALVRMRFLQRGKGVDTDRLWPMLGMTPPPSHVPDWAKGWGDGTRLPSPREDAPAGPPPFWG, encoded by the coding sequence ATGAACCGCGTCCCCCGCATCCTGTGGACCGTCGCGACCGCGAGGCGTCGCGGGCCCGTCGCCCCCGGCGAGGTCGCCGTGCTGCCGCTGCGGGTGCTGCCCAACGACATCGACTTCGCGTGGCACATGAACAACGGCGTCTACTTCACGATGGCCGACCTCGGACGCATCGACCTGGCGATCCGCTCCGGGTGGGGTCTGGCGCAGGTGCGCAAGCGGGTGGCGCCGGTCGTCATGCAGGAGACGATGACCTTCCGCAGCTCGCTGCAGCCGCTGCAGGCCTACGAGCTGCACACCGTGATCGCCGGCTGGGACCGCGTCAGCGTCTTCTTCGAGCAGCGTTTCGTCGTGGACGGTCAGGTGAGCGCGCAGGCGCTGGTGCGCATGCGCTTCCTCCAGCGCGGCAAGGGCGTCGACACCGACCGGCTGTGGCCGATGCTCGGGATGACGCCGCCGCCCAGCCACGTGCCGGACTGGGCGAAGGGGTGGGGAGACGGGACCCGGCTGCCCTCGCCGCGCGAGGACGCACCGGCAGGACCGCCGCCCTTCTGGGGGTGA
- the cbiQ gene encoding cobalt ECF transporter T component CbiQ — protein MRPTLDDAAWSSRWRTRSTLEKSLLCLGLLLVAATTTSMAVAGLVGACAVGLAALARVPVGVWLRAMIGPAVFVGIGAVTIAVTFGPGDLWSFGPVGIDTGSASRAALVAARALAATSAMVLLAATTPMVDLLAGLRRARVPEVAVDIAAVTYRMIFALLDAASAIRAAQAGRLGYASGRAARRSVGQLCAAVLVAAWDKARRLEDGLAGRGGVAAVPLVPARAVSTPFVLAAGVLVVGLAGLSLRAGLA, from the coding sequence ATGAGGCCCACCCTCGACGACGCCGCGTGGTCCTCCCGGTGGCGGACCCGCTCGACGCTGGAGAAGTCCCTTCTCTGCCTGGGCCTGCTCCTCGTCGCCGCGACGACCACCTCGATGGCGGTGGCCGGGCTCGTCGGGGCGTGCGCCGTCGGCCTCGCGGCGCTCGCCCGGGTCCCGGTCGGCGTGTGGCTGCGGGCGATGATCGGGCCGGCGGTCTTCGTCGGCATCGGTGCGGTGACCATCGCGGTGACCTTCGGCCCCGGTGACCTGTGGTCCTTCGGTCCTGTCGGCATCGACACCGGGAGTGCCTCCCGGGCCGCGCTCGTCGCCGCCCGGGCGCTCGCGGCCACGAGCGCGATGGTCCTGCTCGCGGCGACCACCCCGATGGTCGACCTGCTCGCCGGGCTGCGGCGGGCGCGGGTGCCGGAGGTGGCCGTCGACATCGCGGCCGTCACCTATCGGATGATCTTCGCCCTGCTCGACGCCGCGTCGGCGATCCGGGCCGCGCAGGCCGGGCGGCTGGGCTACGCGAGCGGCCGGGCCGCGCGGCGCTCGGTCGGCCAGCTGTGCGCCGCGGTGCTCGTCGCCGCGTGGGACAAGGCCCGCCGTCTCGAGGACGGACTGGCCGGTCGTGGCGGGGTCGCCGCCGTGCCGCTCGTGCCTGCCCGGGCCGTGTCGACCCCCTTCGTCCTGGCGGCGGGAGTGCTCGTCGTCGGGCTGGCCGGGCTGTCGCTGAGGGCGGGGTTGGCATGA
- a CDS encoding cobalamin biosynthesis protein CobG produces MSTPTPSRSGADRCPGLLTPFVSADGAMVRLRIPGGRVDASTLREISSLAQRFGNPDITLTSRGSLQLRGLPDPLPRELITAIGDLGLVPSGPHDKARNIVADPHPGLDDLVTALDEGLLADPGLAGLPGRFLLAVASPGGPVLAEPWDVAVVAELGEGGIAQVVADGRAISVPRDESAEAGLDVARRFLAARTDTRTWNLRDLPEEARADLLPGGDPFDVVAGAPPAPGPVGEDLVALVPLGLLTPAMAAALKGTLRITPWRSVVVPGGARAEELAAAGFATSPDSPWTVLTACAGAPSCGRTTTRTRDLALEAAPFVDVTGPAVHVIGCERSCGHPARAHATALNPTSAADVVAAQHEKA; encoded by the coding sequence GTGAGCACACCGACGCCCTCCCGCAGCGGCGCCGACCGCTGCCCGGGGCTGCTCACCCCCTTCGTCTCGGCAGACGGGGCGATGGTGCGCCTGCGCATCCCCGGCGGTCGGGTGGATGCCTCCACGCTGCGCGAGATCTCTTCTCTCGCACAGCGATTCGGCAACCCGGACATCACGCTCACCTCGCGGGGCAGCCTGCAGCTGCGCGGCCTGCCCGACCCGCTCCCCCGTGAGCTCATCACGGCGATCGGCGACCTCGGGCTCGTCCCCTCCGGGCCGCACGACAAGGCGCGCAACATCGTCGCCGATCCGCATCCCGGGCTCGACGACCTCGTGACCGCCCTCGACGAGGGGCTGCTCGCGGACCCCGGGCTGGCCGGGCTGCCGGGGCGCTTCCTGCTCGCCGTCGCCTCCCCCGGCGGCCCCGTGCTCGCCGAGCCGTGGGACGTCGCGGTCGTGGCCGAGCTGGGCGAAGGGGGCATCGCACAGGTCGTCGCCGACGGTCGCGCGATCAGCGTCCCCCGCGACGAGTCCGCCGAGGCCGGGCTCGACGTCGCCCGGCGCTTCCTCGCCGCACGCACCGACACCCGCACGTGGAACCTGCGCGACCTCCCGGAGGAGGCCCGGGCCGACCTGCTGCCGGGGGGTGATCCCTTCGACGTCGTGGCGGGTGCCCCGCCCGCGCCGGGGCCGGTGGGTGAGGACCTGGTGGCGCTCGTTCCGCTGGGGCTGCTGACGCCGGCGATGGCCGCGGCGCTCAAGGGGACGCTGCGCATCACACCCTGGCGCTCGGTCGTCGTGCCGGGGGGCGCGCGGGCCGAGGAGCTCGCGGCGGCCGGCTTCGCGACGTCCCCAGACTCACCCTGGACCGTCCTCACCGCCTGCGCCGGAGCCCCCTCGTGCGGGCGGACGACCACCCGCACGCGCGACCTCGCCCTGGAGGCCGCCCCCTTCGTCGACGTCACCGGACCGGCCGTGCACGTCATCGGCTGCGAGCGCTCGTGCGGCCACCCCGCCCGCGCCCACGCGACCGCCCTCAACCCCACCAGCGCAGCGGATGTCGTTGCGGCACAACACGAGAAGGCTTGA
- a CDS encoding energy-coupling factor ABC transporter ATP-binding protein → MTHRLGSWTPPDDAATVLALRGVHAGYPGAPGVLDCVSLTIGTGRRIAILGANGSGKTTLLRVLSGAHEPAEGAVVSGGEVLRHTRRGLTAHRQRVQLVMQDPDDQLFSADVRSDIAYGPTNLGLPAEEIADRVDEALAVLSLAALADRPVHRLSFGQRKRVAVAGALAMHPRVLLLDEPTAGLDPAGVEEMLAAVAALEAHGTTVVLSTHDVDLAWSWADEVALVVDHVVHQGEVTDALTDGALVEAARLRPPWSVQLLREMGIEPAAVGWPRTPAEVAVALGSSHASHGSRVTR, encoded by the coding sequence ATGACGCACCGCCTCGGCTCCTGGACACCTCCCGACGACGCGGCCACCGTCCTCGCGCTGCGCGGCGTGCACGCCGGCTATCCCGGGGCTCCGGGCGTCCTCGACTGCGTCAGCCTGACGATCGGCACCGGCCGGCGCATCGCGATCCTCGGGGCCAACGGCTCCGGCAAGACGACGCTGCTGCGCGTGCTGTCCGGCGCTCACGAGCCGGCCGAGGGGGCGGTCGTCTCGGGCGGTGAGGTGCTGCGGCACACGCGGCGCGGCCTGACCGCCCACCGGCAGCGGGTGCAGCTGGTCATGCAGGACCCGGACGACCAGCTCTTCAGCGCCGACGTGCGCAGCGACATCGCCTACGGGCCGACCAACCTCGGGTTGCCTGCTGAGGAGATCGCGGACCGGGTCGACGAGGCGCTCGCGGTGCTCTCGCTCGCGGCGCTCGCCGACCGTCCGGTGCACCGGCTCTCCTTCGGTCAGCGCAAGCGGGTCGCGGTGGCCGGTGCGCTCGCGATGCACCCCCGGGTGCTGCTGCTCGACGAGCCGACGGCGGGGCTCGACCCGGCCGGGGTCGAGGAGATGCTCGCCGCCGTCGCGGCGCTCGAGGCGCACGGCACGACGGTCGTGCTGTCGACCCACGACGTCGACCTCGCCTGGAGCTGGGCCGACGAGGTCGCGCTCGTCGTCGACCACGTCGTCCACCAGGGCGAGGTGACCGACGCCCTGACCGACGGTGCCCTCGTCGAGGCGGCCCGGCTGCGCCCGCCGTGGTCGGTGCAGCTGCTGCGCGAGATGGGGATCGAGCCGGCCGCGGTCGGCTGGCCCCGCACGCCCGCCGAGGTGGCGGTGGCGCTCGGGTCGTCCCACGCGTCCCACGGTTCTCGGGTCACCCGATAA